In Paenibacillus larvae subsp. larvae, the following proteins share a genomic window:
- a CDS encoding GNAT family N-acetyltransferase — protein sequence MISNEPIGIRECTESDSYRLAQFYNKYQYGPVQYGYPLTEQDIKQLFQERKINLYLAAEYKGDIIATLLFSNLSSQRAAEPDATWAGYFLIHPEFRSGSIPDKFFTYAIRRLIQQGIQYIDTEVNPEDKLAMSLYKRVGLYQTSRSYINYDGYLNLRSYLPYLIRYFLQAFQPADQEALVSRGWKTVKPVQSMRNLNSNAILENGIETVKYSIDLGSREVNGWIDVKSQKMTKVKTKHVFFTSCIKEGNDLTAGQEVYVRYVFQHHFKEAVTAGISAFLGKQTISETNRSFYPDQLYEWEDVVQLTETFEGELVTKLNTKDFQLDIFFGVTVKAPLEVYVKEPPKLLSGKESICPVTVKNNSGENLMYTLQVQSDNPKVLDAAVLEPAEEFVVESGSKVMHELELNARTKGVANLLISAAGRQNNDSDKASIQVPVHTNGHCNTYEDDQHLILESMYISAKVNKKTGCMYLYDFKTGQLLAQEAWPDLDYPFCNGVKEPKLNDLIWVKHSEDSVHIFHQQTGLKRHISFFSEKTLKIEDYAESGERIKIYPWCMLYAAQMTVPLKTQDIKFPMIYGEKPFSLHDFEYVNGFDLPAQNEEYRMNYTVFEEQNKTVGMMWEGTAERVLYGLRWMPALIFGKGPNDKYMSKTHYYTVEEKVEEVYANIVKSKHVPALPSGAAAIWVEEKIIHTEEEQHYIIQNNRFDIKIGKRQGAITNVAYKDKEIGKAKPSLDGCIFLPGLMIPDNIPYSFNDKGLVFQSMSEHPRVQDIQITDKNLKGHVLKLLSCDMGTWQVEYLTGYPLPVLQVNMKKTKDDKHFVFHFFWGRQGKSYIKKMYGWQNGKQIVILPKNQNRKIYLDSKMTIELANRLYVTIFVTSSNTKLAVYEWFKKGIQIGLFTCEEGENLQFHFAVGETLQESIYFSQMLLYKLNQYS from the coding sequence ATGATTTCTAATGAGCCTATCGGCATTCGCGAATGTACAGAGAGTGACAGTTACCGTTTGGCGCAATTTTACAATAAGTATCAGTACGGGCCTGTCCAGTACGGGTATCCGTTAACTGAGCAGGATATCAAACAGCTGTTTCAAGAACGGAAAATCAATTTATATCTTGCAGCAGAGTATAAAGGGGACATCATTGCAACGTTATTATTCTCGAATTTGTCAAGCCAAAGAGCGGCGGAACCGGATGCAACATGGGCCGGATACTTTTTAATTCACCCGGAGTTTCGTTCGGGAAGTATTCCGGACAAATTTTTTACCTATGCTATCCGGAGACTGATTCAGCAAGGTATCCAATACATTGATACGGAAGTGAACCCGGAAGATAAGCTGGCCATGTCTCTCTATAAACGGGTTGGGCTCTATCAGACCAGCAGGTCTTACATAAATTACGACGGCTATTTAAATCTACGAAGTTATTTGCCGTATCTAATCCGTTATTTTTTGCAAGCTTTCCAACCGGCCGATCAGGAAGCCTTGGTATCAAGGGGATGGAAGACGGTCAAACCGGTACAGTCCATGCGGAATCTTAACAGTAATGCCATATTGGAAAATGGTATTGAAACGGTCAAGTATTCCATTGATCTTGGTTCAAGAGAGGTAAATGGCTGGATTGATGTAAAAAGCCAAAAAATGACAAAGGTAAAAACGAAGCATGTTTTCTTTACAAGCTGCATCAAGGAAGGCAACGATCTGACAGCAGGACAGGAAGTGTATGTCCGGTACGTGTTTCAGCATCACTTTAAAGAAGCTGTCACAGCCGGCATCTCGGCATTTTTGGGTAAACAAACCATCTCGGAAACAAACCGATCCTTTTATCCGGATCAGCTATATGAATGGGAAGATGTAGTCCAATTAACCGAAACCTTTGAAGGTGAACTGGTTACAAAGTTAAACACAAAGGATTTTCAACTGGATATCTTTTTTGGAGTAACCGTTAAAGCTCCTTTGGAAGTGTATGTGAAGGAACCGCCCAAATTATTAAGCGGCAAGGAAAGTATCTGCCCTGTCACCGTAAAAAATAATTCCGGCGAAAATTTGATGTATACATTGCAAGTTCAGTCTGATAATCCAAAAGTATTGGATGCGGCGGTTTTGGAACCAGCTGAAGAGTTTGTTGTTGAATCCGGCTCAAAAGTCATGCATGAACTCGAATTAAACGCCCGAACTAAAGGAGTTGCCAACCTGCTGATTTCTGCCGCGGGCCGGCAAAACAACGATTCGGATAAGGCAAGTATACAAGTTCCCGTCCATACAAACGGGCACTGCAACACATACGAGGATGACCAGCATCTGATCCTGGAAAGCATGTATATAAGTGCTAAAGTAAATAAAAAAACAGGATGTATGTATCTGTATGATTTTAAAACAGGACAGCTGTTAGCTCAAGAAGCCTGGCCGGATCTGGATTATCCCTTTTGTAATGGCGTGAAAGAACCGAAGCTGAATGATCTTATATGGGTCAAGCATTCGGAAGACAGTGTTCACATCTTTCACCAGCAGACAGGCTTGAAACGACATATCTCCTTTTTCTCGGAAAAAACATTGAAAATAGAAGATTATGCCGAATCAGGAGAAAGAATAAAGATCTATCCCTGGTGCATGCTTTATGCCGCTCAGATGACCGTGCCTTTGAAAACGCAGGATATAAAGTTTCCTATGATCTACGGGGAAAAACCGTTTTCCTTGCATGACTTTGAATATGTGAATGGTTTTGATTTACCTGCTCAAAACGAAGAATACCGGATGAACTATACCGTATTCGAAGAGCAAAATAAGACAGTAGGAATGATGTGGGAAGGAACGGCAGAACGTGTATTATACGGGTTAAGATGGATGCCCGCACTGATATTTGGGAAGGGCCCGAATGACAAATATATGAGCAAAACCCATTATTATACGGTTGAAGAAAAGGTAGAAGAAGTATACGCGAATATAGTAAAGAGTAAACATGTACCCGCTCTGCCGTCAGGTGCAGCCGCCATTTGGGTAGAGGAAAAAATCATCCATACGGAAGAAGAGCAGCATTATATTATTCAAAATAACAGGTTTGATATAAAAATTGGGAAGCGGCAGGGGGCAATTACCAATGTTGCTTATAAAGACAAAGAGATTGGAAAAGCAAAGCCTTCATTGGACGGATGTATTTTTTTGCCGGGTTTAATGATTCCTGATAATATTCCGTATTCATTCAATGATAAAGGTCTGGTTTTTCAATCCATGTCAGAACACCCCCGGGTTCAAGACATACAAATTACTGATAAAAATCTGAAAGGCCATGTTCTAAAACTGCTTTCCTGCGACATGGGAACTTGGCAAGTTGAATATTTAACGGGTTATCCTCTTCCGGTACTGCAAGTCAATATGAAAAAAACAAAAGATGATAAACATTTTGTTTTTCACTTTTTCTGGGGACGGCAGGGAAAATCGTATATAAAAAAAATGTATGGTTGGCAAAATGGAAAACAAATCGTTATTTTACCGAAAAATCAAAATAGAAAAATATACTTGGACAGTAAAATGACTATCGAATTAGCTAATAGATTATATGTGACTATTTTCGTTACATCGTCCAATACAAAACTGGCTGTTTATGAATGGTTTAAAAAAGGAATACAAATCGGACTGTTTACATGTGAAGAGGGGGAAAATCTGCAATTTCATTTCGCCGTTGGAGAAACGCTGCAGGAGAGTATTTATTTTTCACAAATGCTACTATATAAGTTGAATCAATATTCTTAG
- the fabZ gene encoding 3-hydroxyacyl-ACP dehydratase FabZ produces the protein MRPVLTADQIRDLLPHRWAFLLLDKVIELEPGKRGVGIKNVTISEPFFEGHFPKESIMPGALIIEALAQMTAVVYVTGELEKNGSQMNGEKLEVDPSSYVGYLVSLRNMKFLKPVVPGDQLQLHVQIGRSLGFISQVEVQAYVENKKVAEGSIQVSKRAEPV, from the coding sequence GTGAGGCCAGTTTTAACCGCAGATCAAATTCGGGATTTATTGCCCCACAGGTGGGCGTTTCTTTTACTGGATAAAGTCATTGAATTGGAACCGGGAAAACGGGGAGTAGGCATTAAAAATGTGACCATTAGCGAACCTTTCTTTGAAGGCCATTTTCCGAAAGAATCGATTATGCCGGGAGCTCTCATTATTGAAGCTTTAGCTCAAATGACAGCGGTTGTTTATGTAACAGGGGAATTGGAGAAAAACGGCAGTCAAATGAATGGCGAAAAGTTGGAAGTAGACCCGAGTTCATATGTAGGATATTTAGTATCTCTACGCAATATGAAATTTTTAAAACCCGTTGTACCCGGAGATCAACTGCAATTACATGTTCAAATAGGACGGTCATTAGGATTCATTTCCCAAGTGGAAGTTCAGGCGTACGTGGAAAATAAGAAAGTGGCGGAAGGAAGCATTCAAGTATCTAAAAGGGCTGAACCGGTATGA
- a CDS encoding phosphopantetheine-binding protein, whose protein sequence is MLTYEKTKTQAEERKQLTHRIKEIIINRLDLNIEPHLITDDQPLFGRGLGIDSLDALELLLAIEEEFGIALYDENMVVLGSINKIADFIEENKEG, encoded by the coding sequence ATGCTAACGTATGAAAAAACAAAAACCCAAGCTGAAGAAAGAAAACAACTAACCCATAGAATTAAAGAAATTATTATAAACCGCTTAGATTTGAATATTGAACCGCACCTTATTACGGATGACCAGCCATTATTCGGAAGAGGATTAGGAATAGATTCACTGGATGCATTAGAGCTTTTACTGGCTATCGAAGAAGAGTTTGGAATAGCTTTGTATGATGAAAATATGGTAGTGCTGGGTTCTATTAATAAAATTGCAGATTTCATTGAAGAAAACAAGGAGGGTTGA
- the fabG gene encoding 3-oxoacyl-ACP reductase FabG has product MFNGNEVALVMGGSRGIGKAVTKDLARYGLTVYFTYQSNRHAAEEVAEEIGKEDGKGIAVQADLSDEQSIHDLFQQIHSQEKRIDIVVNNAGVTNDGFAAIMSKEKWSGVLDVNLTGTFLSCRQALKIMMRQRSGVILNVTSTSGIAGAKGQSNYSASKGGIISLTKTLALEAAEYGIRVNAVAPGYIKTDMIKSMNQQVLQQMLKFVPLGRMGEPEEVAYLTTFLCSNYASYITGKVYTIDGGLIHS; this is encoded by the coding sequence ATGTTTAACGGGAATGAAGTAGCGCTGGTAATGGGAGGATCAAGGGGAATAGGGAAAGCGGTTACGAAGGATTTGGCCAGGTATGGGCTAACTGTCTATTTTACCTATCAAAGCAACCGGCATGCGGCCGAAGAAGTAGCGGAAGAAATAGGAAAAGAAGACGGTAAAGGAATTGCCGTTCAGGCAGATCTTTCCGACGAACAGTCTATTCATGATTTATTTCAACAGATTCACTCTCAGGAAAAAAGAATAGATATTGTTGTAAATAATGCGGGTGTGACCAACGATGGATTTGCGGCGATAATGAGCAAGGAAAAATGGAGCGGCGTGCTGGATGTAAATTTAACGGGGACATTCTTATCGTGCCGCCAGGCATTAAAAATCATGATGAGACAAAGAAGCGGGGTTATTTTAAACGTAACCTCCACAAGCGGAATAGCGGGAGCAAAAGGACAGAGCAATTATTCCGCTTCCAAAGGAGGTATTATTTCATTAACAAAAACCTTGGCATTGGAAGCTGCAGAATACGGTATCCGCGTCAATGCTGTTGCACCCGGATATATTAAAACGGATATGATCAAAAGCATGAATCAGCAAGTTTTGCAGCAAATGCTCAAGTTTGTTCCGCTTGGACGAATGGGGGAGCCTGAGGAAGTGGCATACTTAACCACATTTTTATGTTCAAATTATGCAAGCTATATTACAGGAAAAGTATATACGATCGACGGCGGGCTGATTCACTCTTAA
- a CDS encoding ACP S-malonyltransferase — protein MIAFIFPGQGSQTVGMCKGYYDKFPEIFNPLFEEANDTLGFDLKKICLYGPMEQLTETSVAQPAILTVSTGISRVLASMNIRASMVAGHSFGQFSALVEAGVLPFNDALRIVRKRGQAMSQVKIPGSMLGVVTNTREKILQIIEEAKPYQIDIGAYNSPTQVVFSGASANVEQFQKDISQLPGVKVRMLATSQAFHSRLMSEMVAEFMEYVHSFPMQRARIPIILNCSAEKTVDEGAILEDIKLQCTETILWETTINALLDAGIEHFIEVGPGNTLTKLCWLFQQNISVFSTETPMKLKKMAELWKKEWKGECTDV, from the coding sequence ATGATTGCTTTTATTTTTCCGGGTCAGGGATCACAAACCGTTGGTATGTGTAAAGGCTATTATGATAAGTTTCCTGAGATTTTCAATCCGTTATTTGAAGAGGCAAATGATACATTAGGATTTGATTTGAAAAAAATATGTTTATACGGCCCGATGGAACAATTAACTGAGACAAGTGTAGCACAGCCGGCTATTTTAACAGTGAGTACAGGGATATCCCGGGTTTTGGCATCCATGAATATAAGGGCATCGATGGTTGCGGGGCACAGTTTCGGACAATTCTCGGCTTTAGTAGAGGCTGGAGTATTACCATTCAATGACGCATTGCGCATTGTCCGTAAACGCGGACAAGCCATGAGCCAAGTGAAGATCCCGGGGTCCATGCTCGGGGTTGTGACAAATACACGCGAAAAGATTTTACAGATTATTGAGGAAGCCAAACCGTATCAAATTGACATCGGGGCCTATAATTCCCCGACACAGGTTGTATTTTCCGGTGCCAGTGCCAATGTGGAACAATTCCAGAAAGACATCTCCCAGCTACCGGGCGTAAAAGTAAGAATGCTGGCCACAAGTCAAGCATTCCATTCCCGCTTAATGAGCGAAATGGTTGCAGAGTTCATGGAGTATGTACATTCATTTCCTATGCAGCGGGCCCGTATTCCTATTATTCTTAACTGTTCGGCAGAAAAAACAGTTGATGAAGGGGCTATTTTGGAAGATATAAAGCTTCAGTGTACAGAAACCATTCTATGGGAGACAACTATAAATGCACTATTGGATGCCGGAATAGAACATTTTATAGAAGTAGGTCCGGGAAATACTTTAACAAAGCTATGCTGGTTATTCCAGCAGAATATATCCGTTTTTTCTACAGAAACCCCTATGAAGCTGAAGAAAATGGCCGAATTATGGAAAAAAGAATGGAAGGGGGAATGCACAGATGTTTAA
- a CDS encoding acyl-CoA thioesterase, with translation MNPVKVEIKVRFGECDFMGVAHHSHYFHWFELGRFELLQNSEIGGYIKRQGYYFPVIDIGCKYRKGAVFNDIVIVETYLRNKSKAYLEFDHKLFRKKGRVLLAEGFSKHVLTTAEGQMLYRLPEKLLNMVQLFCEEGVT, from the coding sequence TTGAATCCGGTAAAAGTTGAAATCAAAGTTCGGTTTGGAGAATGTGATTTTATGGGAGTCGCCCATCATTCCCATTACTTTCATTGGTTTGAACTGGGGAGATTTGAACTCCTGCAGAACTCAGAAATAGGAGGGTATATAAAACGGCAAGGATATTATTTTCCTGTCATTGATATAGGCTGCAAATACAGAAAGGGGGCCGTATTTAACGATATTGTTATTGTCGAGACTTATTTGAGAAATAAGAGTAAAGCTTATTTGGAATTTGATCATAAGCTGTTTAGAAAAAAAGGCCGTGTCCTATTGGCAGAAGGGTTTTCCAAGCATGTATTAACAACTGCGGAAGGCCAAATGTTATACCGGCTGCCGGAAAAACTGTTAAACATGGTTCAATTATTTTGCGAGGAGGGAGTTACATGA
- a CDS encoding ABC transporter permease, giving the protein MKSWYIAKKDLLILLKDIPGLIYLFITPIIVIAVASFALSNVFDSKTEKFKIPIVVQDHGELAEKVVKELKNIPALDIQETYKADGTNQPYTEEEAKKEVQTKKAAIIIPKDFTQHAYSGMETKIIVIEDKVDRIIPSIVSNAVTQIISDLEKGIADQQQASAQTQLNMKVESKELAEESEHKPTPFESNVPGYAVMFVLLGTASAAGAFVEERENGTLRKILTLPVNSLSIILGKMLSCFITAIVQCAVLFSVGHFVFGMWLGKSILALALLVVCTAFASSSLAILLASICKSRSQANGISILIVLSMSALGG; this is encoded by the coding sequence ATGAAATCTTGGTACATAGCCAAGAAAGATTTATTGATACTGCTAAAAGATATCCCTGGTCTTATCTATTTATTCATTACTCCAATCATTGTTATTGCTGTTGCAAGTTTTGCTTTATCGAATGTATTTGACAGCAAGACAGAGAAATTCAAAATTCCGATTGTTGTACAAGATCATGGCGAGTTAGCAGAGAAAGTCGTTAAAGAATTGAAAAATATACCGGCACTGGACATCCAAGAAACTTATAAAGCGGATGGCACAAATCAGCCGTATACCGAAGAAGAGGCAAAAAAAGAGGTTCAAACCAAAAAAGCCGCCATTATCATTCCGAAAGACTTTACACAACATGCCTATTCGGGCATGGAGACTAAAATTATCGTAATTGAAGATAAGGTGGACCGCATCATACCAAGCATTGTTTCGAATGCCGTTACCCAAATCATATCGGATTTGGAAAAAGGGATAGCGGATCAGCAGCAAGCCTCTGCACAAACGCAGTTGAATATGAAAGTAGAGTCGAAGGAATTAGCAGAGGAAAGTGAACATAAGCCCACTCCCTTTGAATCCAACGTACCGGGTTATGCGGTTATGTTTGTGCTTCTTGGAACAGCATCAGCAGCAGGTGCCTTTGTAGAAGAACGGGAGAATGGAACGTTAAGGAAAATTCTTACTTTACCCGTAAACTCCTTGTCCATCATTTTGGGGAAAATGTTATCTTGTTTTATTACGGCTATTGTTCAATGTGCCGTGCTGTTCAGTGTAGGCCATTTTGTATTTGGCATGTGGCTCGGAAAGAGCATTCTGGCATTAGCCCTATTAGTAGTTTGCACGGCATTTGCGTCCTCCAGTTTGGCTATTCTGCTGGCTTCCATCTGCAAGTCCAGATCACAGGCTAACGGGATTTCCATTTTAATCGTGTTATCGATGTCTGCCTTGGGCGGTTGA
- a CDS encoding ABC transporter ATP-binding protein, translating to MDGKSPIISIKNMNKSYGDYKVIKDLHLDIYEGEIIGLLGPNGAGKTTLISILSTLLLPDEGEGVICGYNLLKNRHEIKKVVSIVPQDLALYPTLTAYDNLSFYADLYGLKGSRKKSQIIKALQLAQLEDWANKRIDSFSGGMKRRINLVIGLLNEPKVVFLDEPTVGIDPQSRNHIFSCIRHLVDDLGITVIYTTHYMEEAETLCDRVAVYDKGEILDLDTPKNLIKKYGENDVEFVMEDTSLSFIEKVQSIEEVKSFTQMGQKIMIQCADSFAVTQKVMSLAQEEEVQIDSLNVKNSNLEHVFLHLTGKTLRA from the coding sequence ATGGACGGCAAGAGCCCTATCATTTCTATTAAAAACATGAATAAGTCATACGGCGATTACAAGGTTATTAAAGATTTACATTTAGACATATACGAAGGGGAGATTATAGGGTTATTAGGACCGAATGGGGCAGGAAAAACAACCCTTATATCTATATTATCGACACTGCTGCTGCCTGATGAAGGGGAAGGAGTAATTTGCGGGTACAATTTGCTCAAAAACCGGCACGAAATAAAAAAAGTTGTCAGTATTGTACCTCAAGATTTAGCCTTGTATCCTACTTTAACGGCATATGACAATCTATCCTTCTATGCGGATTTGTATGGCTTAAAAGGGAGCAGAAAAAAGAGCCAAATCATAAAAGCGCTTCAGTTAGCCCAATTAGAAGACTGGGCAAATAAGAGAATTGATTCTTTTTCAGGCGGAATGAAAAGACGGATTAACTTGGTGATTGGTTTGTTAAATGAGCCCAAAGTTGTCTTTTTAGATGAACCGACAGTCGGAATTGATCCCCAATCAAGAAATCATATTTTCAGCTGTATTCGCCATCTTGTAGACGATCTGGGCATTACCGTTATTTATACGACTCATTATATGGAAGAAGCAGAAACGCTCTGCGACCGGGTAGCCGTCTACGATAAAGGAGAGATTCTGGATTTAGATACTCCTAAAAACCTAATAAAAAAATATGGGGAAAATGATGTGGAGTTTGTCATGGAGGATACCTCCCTAAGCTTTATTGAAAAAGTGCAATCGATTGAAGAGGTCAAGTCTTTTACACAGATGGGTCAAAAAATCATGATTCAATGTGCAGACAGTTTTGCGGTCACACAAAAAGTAATGAGTCTTGCTCAGGAGGAGGAGGTCCAAATTGATTCCTTAAATGTGAAAAACTCCAATCTGGAACATGTCTTTTTACATCTGACCGGAAAAACATTGAGGGCTTGA
- a CDS encoding Fic family protein produces the protein MEQLCREYNDLIEEGVIDPLILIAHFIFHFICISPFEYGNERIARLLLYLLLLKSKHSLVKYISLDKLIKKYKTEYFESLKKSSANWDFQEYNITFILHCLLNIIFEAYTLLDADYQMKKNKSDKIKVYIMKQEAPFTKEDIRAVFADVSQSTINKVFECLQKENAIKLLSRGRNAKWIKNTTESIS, from the coding sequence ATGGAACAATTATGCCGGGAATATAATGATTTAATAGAGGAAGGAGTAATTGATCCTTTAATATTAATAGCCCATTTTATTTTCCATTTTATTTGTATCTCTCCCTTTGAATATGGAAATGAAAGAATAGCCCGACTGCTTCTTTATCTCTTGCTTTTGAAAAGTAAACATTCCTTGGTGAAATACATTTCATTAGATAAATTAATAAAAAAATACAAAACCGAATATTTTGAATCACTAAAAAAATCTTCTGCCAACTGGGATTTTCAAGAGTACAATATAACCTTCATCTTACATTGTCTGCTTAATATTATTTTTGAAGCCTATACATTGCTGGATGCCGATTATCAAATGAAAAAAAATAAAAGTGATAAAATTAAAGTTTATATTATGAAGCAGGAAGCACCTTTTACAAAAGAAGATATACGAGCCGTATTTGCTGATGTGTCACAAAGTACAATTAACAAAGTGTTTGAGTGTCTCCAGAAAGAAAACGCCATAAAACTCCTCTCCCGGGGACGCAATGCAAAATGGATAAAAAACACAACCGAATCCATTTCATAA
- the htpG gene encoding molecular chaperone HtpG, with protein MAKKQFKAESKRLLEMMINSIYTQKEIFLRELISNASDAIDKIYYKALTDEQLVFNKEDYYIKVAADKPGRTLTISDTGIGMTKEELEHNLGVIAKSGSLTFKNENEQKDGHNIIGQFGVGFYSAFMVADVVTVISKALGSDEAFKWESKGADGYTIVPWEKDSVGTEIILKMKQNTEEEQYDEFLEEYRLKAIIKKYSDFIRYPIKMDVKGQRPKEDDENELEEYQEEQTINSMVPIWRKNKSELTAEDYENFYTEKRYGFDKPLKHIHISADGSVVYNAILFIPENTPFDYYTKEYEKGLELYSNGVLIMNKCPDLLPDYFSFVKGMVDSEDLSLNISREMLQHDRQLSLIAKNIKNKIKSQLQSLLKDEREKYEKFYNSFGRQLKYGVYSDYGMNKEVLQDLLLFHSSKEKKLVTLDEYVSRMPEDQKYIYYASGESIDRIEKLPQTELVADKGYEILYFTDDIDEFAIKMLMKYKEKEFKSVSSGDLGIEPDENEKESGAEENDNKDLFEAMKNILADKVKNVRASKRLKSHPVCLSTEGEVTIEMEKILNAMPNNQEVKADKVLEINIHHEVFQSLKDAYEKDKEKLNLYTNLLYNQALLIEGLPVSDPVEFTNDICKVMVS; from the coding sequence ATGGCAAAAAAACAGTTTAAAGCAGAATCCAAAAGATTGCTGGAAATGATGATTAATTCGATTTATACGCAAAAAGAAATATTTTTAAGAGAGCTTATTTCTAATGCGAGTGATGCTATTGATAAAATTTACTATAAAGCATTAACGGATGAACAATTGGTATTCAATAAAGAAGATTATTACATAAAAGTAGCGGCTGATAAACCTGGCAGAACATTGACCATCTCCGATACAGGTATTGGAATGACGAAAGAGGAGCTTGAGCACAACCTGGGGGTTATCGCCAAAAGCGGCTCACTCACATTCAAGAATGAGAATGAGCAGAAAGACGGGCACAATATTATTGGCCAGTTTGGTGTCGGCTTTTACTCCGCATTTATGGTAGCGGATGTAGTGACGGTTATCAGTAAGGCATTGGGCAGCGACGAGGCGTTTAAATGGGAATCTAAGGGTGCCGACGGATATACCATTGTGCCATGGGAGAAAGATTCGGTAGGTACGGAGATTATTTTGAAAATGAAACAAAACACCGAAGAAGAACAATATGATGAATTTTTGGAAGAGTACCGTTTAAAAGCGATTATCAAAAAATATTCTGATTTTATCCGCTATCCGATCAAGATGGATGTAAAAGGGCAAAGGCCTAAAGAAGACGACGAAAATGAGCTTGAGGAATATCAGGAAGAACAAACTATCAACAGTATGGTTCCGATCTGGAGGAAAAATAAGAGCGAGCTTACGGCAGAAGATTACGAGAATTTTTATACGGAAAAACGTTACGGTTTTGATAAGCCGCTCAAGCATATTCATATCAGTGCCGATGGTTCCGTAGTCTATAATGCCATTTTATTTATCCCGGAAAATACGCCGTTTGATTATTACACAAAGGAATATGAGAAAGGACTGGAGCTCTATTCCAATGGCGTCTTGATCATGAATAAATGTCCGGACCTGCTTCCTGACTACTTTAGCTTTGTTAAAGGGATGGTGGATTCCGAAGATTTGTCTCTGAACATTTCGCGGGAGATGCTGCAGCATGACCGTCAATTAAGCCTGATCGCCAAAAACATCAAGAACAAAATCAAAAGCCAGCTGCAAAGCCTGTTAAAGGATGAAAGGGAGAAATATGAGAAATTTTATAATTCCTTTGGCAGACAGCTCAAATACGGGGTATACAGCGATTACGGAATGAATAAAGAAGTGCTGCAAGACTTGTTATTGTTCCATTCCTCCAAGGAGAAGAAACTTGTTACCCTGGATGAATACGTATCGAGAATGCCTGAAGATCAGAAGTATATCTATTATGCTTCCGGAGAATCAATCGATCGAATAGAGAAGCTTCCGCAGACAGAGCTGGTGGCCGATAAGGGATATGAGATCCTGTACTTTACCGACGATATCGACGAGTTTGCCATCAAGATGCTCATGAAATATAAAGAAAAAGAATTTAAATCTGTTTCAAGCGGAGACCTGGGCATTGAACCGGATGAGAACGAAAAAGAGTCTGGTGCGGAAGAGAACGATAATAAGGACCTCTTCGAAGCTATGAAAAATATACTGGCGGACAAAGTGAAGAACGTCAGGGCATCGAAGAGACTGAAAAGCCATCCGGTATGCCTCTCAACAGAGGGCGAAGTCACGATCGAGATGGAAAAAATACTTAACGCCATGCCGAACAATCAGGAAGTAAAAGCGGACAAAGTACTGGAAATCAACATCCATCATGAGGTCTTCCAATCCTTAAAGGATGCCTATGAAAAAGATAAAGAGAAGCTGAATCTATATACAAATCTGCTGTATAATCAAGCTCTCTTAATTGAAGGATTGCCGGTCAGCGATCCTGTAGAATTCACCAATGATATTTGTAAAGTAATGGTTTCATAA